One Hevea brasiliensis isolate MT/VB/25A 57/8 chromosome 6, ASM3005281v1, whole genome shotgun sequence genomic window, aattaaatttagtaagttttacttataaaaatatcaaaattttaaaatattttttttatgatatttctTTAGAAAAGTGCTTTTTCAATGGTGGACCTCAGTGCCAAATGAAGCTATTTTTTATATGTGTAATTTGCAATAGAATAATAACAAACGGAGAAAATTGATCATGATAGTGGAGCGAGGAAGTACTGTTAACATTAGAAGATGTTGAATGTATCATTAAATTTGGATTGGACTATTAAACTATTTTTATGTAAActgactttttttttatttggtgtTAAACTATACAATGCAATAAATTTACTTGAGTCATTTTTATCCAGTTTGCAGAGTATGGACGTGCCAATTTTCTCTCAAATTCTGCTACTCGTGTCTCTACtgggtaaaaataaaaattctattatgttGCCTGAACTAAATTATATTGCAGCCATGTGGTGTATTTTTGGCATACTAGGAAAACTACCAAAAAGAAAATACATTTTACCATATTTGCCTTTAAAGAATATTTGTTGAATTGTTTTTTCATATCTCACCACTTTTTCATCTCCCACTGCAGTTATATGCCTCCTGAATATTTCCGTAGTAGGAGATTCACTGCGAAGACCTATGCTTATTCTTTTGGTGTATTCGTTTTGGAGGAAATTACAGGGAAACAACATGATGATATCAGTTTCAATGGCAACTCTAACATAGTTCAATGGGTACATAACTGTTCCTCGATTAATTTAGTCtatattttggaaataaaatctttattgccTGGGAAAAATAATAAATGCTTTCCTCTATTAACTTTCAGGCGGTACCTCAGCTCCGAAAAAGTTTGTCCAGCGGCAACTACGATTTTATTGATAAAAGATTGCAGGGCTATAACAACAATGAAATGAAGCAAGTGATAGCTTGTGCTTTAGCATGTTTAAATGATAATCCAGATGATCGACCACAAATGAATGAGGTAAGTTATTTTATAtagagtttaatttttattttaggataaagtttggcaatttttataataataataataaattcgtATAATTAATTACATAAATAACTTTTTTTGAAAAACAAAATCATCCCTTATTTCCCCTTATAATTGTCCTTGGAGGGGAGGGGTGACACCAATCACCCCCTTCCCATGTTTACCAAAAGAGCAAAGGGGTGAACATATATATGCCGTATCAAACGCATTCTTAGTGTACAGTTTTACTTAATATGCTGACAAAGCACAATCTTTTTCATTCGTTTTTGTGCAAAACAGATAGTTGAAACTTTAGAAGGAAATATTCAAGTTGTAGAAAGATATATTTCTCTAGAAGATCTATGGAAAAGGGAACAAGAGCTAAGCCGTCGACAGTAAATCATCATATTCTACAGCAAGCCGACAACTGTTAAGGTCATTTCAGCCTCGCCCAAGCGTGCGATTTGGCAGGATAAGCCTTGCCTCAAGCAAGTTGAGCCAAGCCTAAGGACAAGGTCTGCCTAGTCCTACGAAAATTTTCACTTACTGGTATTAATTTGGCCTCCAACATATAATTTGAgttgttttttatttaattcaaaattttatatgtaTAGTTGTCGCAATCAatgcttttaattatttttttatatgatttgaggtaaaaaaatttaaaatatttttcaaaagcaTCAGTGACTGTTTCTGGAATAGAAGATTCAAGGCACTCTCAAATTGCATGTACTGATATGAGGCGCACCAGCATGGGAAAGGTAACTAATAACATGGCGTCTTAATTTTTAAGCAGATTCTTAGGTCACTTCCAGACAACAAGAAAAGCCAGCACTATGACAATTGGATTCAGATCAACATCACAATTTTAGAGGGCGTGGTCCTGATTTGGTTGATGAGAATACTTGGTACTGTATTCCTGCAAATATTATCTATTATGAAAATTTTTGTTCAGTGGCAAACCATTCCTTAGTGCTATATTATGGTTTCCTTGGAAAGTGCAAACCAGTTCAGGAAATCATGTTAGTAAATTTGCATACCTCACATTGATTTCTTCAAGGATGTTATTTATGCAGTCCCTTCTTTTCTACTGATCGCAGAATGAATGATTTTGAAGTGAGGAAGGCAGCAGACAGGGAGAAAAGTGACAATAACTCTGTACTGTCGAAATGCTCTTCTGCTAGGAGGCAACGAAATTGGTCTTTCTATTGATAAGTAAGTGTTGTATTCAATTATGCATTGTGCATATGTAATTATTGATTTTTCTATTAATGAAATTAACTATTGTACATAATTATGATTTTATGTTTTATTTCAAATGCTTATCTTATCGCATAAATATGATTTCTTTAAAATATTCCAGATGCTTATTGTGTTGTCATATCAATATTCTCAACACTTATTGTAGGTGACTTAGCCAGAATTTTAGTTTAGGGAGGCCCAATTTAAACACatgatttattaataaattacttaCTTAGGTGTTGATTGAAGGAATTGGTTAATTAATGATAATAACCAtttcataattataaaataaaatttatataaaattactattgagctcacttaaaacttttaaaacTTTCAATGTCTCATCAAAATTTAATATGAGAATAAAAATGTCTCACTAATAGCAATCTCTATTAGTTTTGGTTCTGTACCCTTTAATCCTCCAAAGCAGATGCCAAAGGGCAACACCTTAGTGTCATGCCCAGCAGGGACAGTGATTCCTGGATGTCCTCTGAATGCAAGAAGAGTTGAGGCATATGAGCTCATTCCAAAATCATAAGGAGTCACTAGTGCATCTAGTTTATGCTTCCTCACCAATTCCTCAAAACCATTTCTTGAAATTCTGTTCAAATTTGCCACTGCTATCTTTAGCAGTTTGTCAGCTCCCCTCAAAGATTCAGCAGCTTCAAACGTGTCTTGACCATATTCCTTGGTCTTTTCCTGCACAGCCATTGAAAAAAAATCAACCACATTCTGTAATCTACCAAGGAATGCACAttgaaataaaatcaaatcacctACTTACCAATTTGGAGAATTTCTTGTTGAAGGCAATGAGGTCTGCTAAGGTTCGCACTGTGGATTTCACCAGTTGTTTTAGGTATGCATTAATCGCTGGCTTGAACTCGGCCAGATATGCATTACATTCACCACTTCCAGTGAAATTTATGATCTCATCGATGTTGGAAATTTCCAAATCATCTACCAGAATTGctcctttttcccttttttttttcacagAAATGTGTCGTCAAGTTATGCTTATCAAAAATTAAACCAATTCTCTAGTGGATTATCTAACTAGAACTATGAAAGCCTCATTCTATTACCTTAGTGTGTTGAGGTGGTGCTTGAAAGCTCGAGTTTTGACAGATCCCTCGTCATTATAGAACTTGAAGAAAGGATTCCTGACTATCCCTAATCGCTTCCCTATAAGGCCATCAGGCTTAAGGAACTGCTTGTAGCCATCGCGTGGAATGAACATGGCTGCACCTCTAGTCGCATTATCATAATAATCAAAGCCTACAATAGCATCAAGGGCATAAACAGCATCTCTCACTGTTCGGCGCATTGGCCTGCTCCATCCAACATGTAACAATTCCTTTGTCAATAATAATCACAGAACAAAATTCTCAATTCACCAAATCACTTATGTGCATATTCATGTCCAAAAAGACTAATTATTCAACCATCATCTCAGAATAAGTTCGAATTTCTTTATGGAGAGAAGTAAAATCAGTAAGAACATACAGAAAACTAAAACAAAATGAATACAGAAAAGTACAACGAAGCTAATTTCCATTATAGGTGGATAGTATGTGTAGCTGCAGAGTTCATGAATGGAGAGTTCAGCAGAGGAATTATTGGTTCAGAGAAGTTCTTTTCTCAAGCAATTCTTATAAACACATCAAAATTGAATTAGAAACTGAAAAAATCTTGGAAAATAAGTGGAAAATGTTCTACGAACCAAATAACTGTTTGTTAACACCAGTATCACCTACCCAACTGAATCCTGTCTAGGGGAGATTGGGACGACTCCAGCTCTACCAACGGTTGGGTTGATACCCACAATGGAGTTAACACTGGATGGACATAAGATGGAGCCATCAGTCTCAGTCCCCAGGGACACTGCTACCATATTTGCTGCTACTGATATTCCTGATCCGCTACTTGACCCACATGTCCCTGCTGATAGAACGTAAGGATTCTGCAACCACACTCAAACATAATCCCCTTATTTATCTATTACGCAATTGATATCACTTgactaattaataggaatgcaagGACCTTATGGTGGGCTTACCCTTCCTTGACCTTTTCTTCCACAGAAACCACGAGGTAAAAATTTCGATCTAAAAGCAGCCCATTCTGTCATGCTAGCCTTCCCTAATATGATGGCTCCAGCTTTCCTCAACCTCACCACCACACCTGCATCTCGGGGAACGACTGAACCAAGCAGCGCAAACGAGCCAGCAGTGGTGTTGAGCTTATCTTTGGTAGCGATGTTATCTTTGAGCAGGATAGGAATGCCATGTAAACTATGCAAAGAACCTGGAGCCTTAGCCTTGCGCTTTTGGTCAGCCTTATCAGCTAGGTAGAGAGAATCAGGGTTCACTTCTATGACCCCTCGAAGGAGAGGATTGAGCTTGCGGATTTCTTTGAGGTAGAACTGAACGAGTTGTCTGGAGGTTAGATGTTTCCGCTTAAATGCCAGTTGAAGATCATCAATAGTTGCTTCTTTTATTGAGAACGCTATAGTTATCTTGGTTAAGAACCCACATAATAATATGGATGAAAGAACTAAAAGAAGTGGTGAATTGGTAGACATAGCTCTGCACTGCTCAAATGAAGAGTAAAATCATTTAGCTTAATTATTAGCTCTGGATATGGTAGGGAGGGGATGAGAAATGATGCAGCTTAATAAAAAGATAATCATTGTCTGTCTTTCTCTTTTTGATGTAGGACATTATTATATAGTTGTTGAGTAATTATTACCCACATTTGGTATATAGTTATTTACACCGGTCACCAAAAATTGTCAttccaaaaataaaatattaatggattCATGCCTGGTACATAGACCTGCAAGCCTTGAACCAAATTGAGATTGGTTCAAGTCAAATTTGGAATCCACTCAAGTTAATGATTTCAGGGTCCAAACCTGATCAAATCAATTATGGAAGAGTCTGTTTTGACTTCTTTTCTAAACTCTATAtcgaaatcaaattaaattagcgATTCAAACCATTTTTGGTTCAATAAttagattctttttttttttttgagaaaaaaaGTAAAACATATATGTAAAGGATGCCAAATAATCAAATTACTTTCGAATCAAAGCGCTAAAAATAGAATcgaaaatttcaattaaatcaaaCTAGGCCGATGACCAGGCTTACTGGTACATGTTTATGCTCAAAATTTCATGTCGCAATGTATGTATAACAAAACAATAGAACAAGAGATTAAAAAAATCTTGTACTGATGTGGCCCAACCACAAGTGCACGAGTCGCATAAGTAGTATAAAAAAAGTTATGGTTTTCACGGAGAGTTGTGTTAGTGATTGAATTGTTGATGTAAAATTAACTGATTATAgttaaatttaaactaaaaaggtaATAGAAGGAAGAGAATGGAATTTTAAGAGTATAATTGCAATTTCAACTAAGAAATAACCTAAATGGGAATCCAACTATGTTTATAAGAAATAAACCCGAAAAAATTAAGTGTAGcaaaaatttaattgataatCAATCAAACTCAACTAACAATCAATGATAATAAAATGGTTCTGGAGTTTAggggttcatattcaagctaaattgagattttaaattggttatccaaactCATGGGAATTATGGGTttcaaggagattaattcttaaatcctttgaataccctttcgagtgagacaaagagtgtccTAATTAActcaatcctactttcgtggagttgaaattaattaaaactctttagattccttaatcaatctattaatcaTCTTAAtctttagtctatttctagatccaagttaattaagtctaatttcttgattatttatctcaaggttttctcctttcggtgcttcaactaaGGATTATGAACATTACTTAATAGGATCTTACACTAAGCATGTtattgagcacacaagaaatggatgaaACCTCATTTATAATAGGTAAAAAAAAATCTCTATTTATATTTTCTGACAAAGAaaaccctaaaatggtgtgtgagGAGAATCTTTTCTTTCCAGCTCATTTATGAAGAGATGCACAAGTCATGCAAGATATTGTACGAACCTTGCAGTTACAGAGGCTTCCCATGAGGTTGCACAAGTTACACGGGCTGCCTGTGCAAGTTTCTTCATGCTTTGAAGCATCCCATGAAAGTGCATAATTGGACTGCACaggttatgcggcaagttatgcaagtTTTGGCCATTTGGGAATTCCTTCGGTGAAGCTGCATGAGGAGCTGCAGTCAATTGTGCAAGTTTCGACAGTTGCAGAGTCTCttccgtgaagctgcataaggGAAGAAGTGAAAGTGTATAAATTATGCAGCAGGTTGTGCAAGTTTTGGCTGGTGTTGGGTCTCCTCCATGAAGCTACATAAGGAACTCGCATAAGCTATGCATTAAGTTTGCACATTTCGACAGATATTCAATTCCTTCTAATTCCTATGCAAaaactgcacaggttatgcagcaagtCATGCAGATTTCGACAACTTCACAATTTTTAATTTCTAAGCTTCATTTTAACActtttggatttgaaaattactCCTCACTTGTACAATTACTTTTAGTctctcaaaaacaccattttatcTACAAAGCAAaagcaaaattacaaattagtcAAGAAATTGATAATTATGCAAAATTAACTAAATggctaataaaattaattaaaaataactaacAAATCAATAAAATGACCTTGAAATCTAACTTAATTAACTAtataaaatgtatgcatcaaatacccccaaactcaaatctttgcttgtcctcaagcaaaattttaaaatataatacacttTTGGGGTGCCTTGTCCAAAGAACCATGAGAATTACCTACTAGAGCAATCTAACTCACCCTTAGCCATACCAACattccatatacccatccttcaagatgCTAAGAGTCTAATGCTCACCCAAGCTTTCATCACTTAGCCATCGAGTCAATTGTTATTCCAAATTTCTAAACCAACCAATCATAAGAGAAAGTTATGCTCAAAAAGAACCCTAGAACAATTAATAGCTAAATgcttctatatagaatgatggaatatgatgaatgaatgaatgaataaattccaatcccataggtaaactctct contains:
- the LOC110631481 gene encoding probable amidase At4g34880 → MSTNSPLLLVLSSILLCGFLTKITIAFSIKEATIDDLQLAFKRKHLTSRQLVQFYLKEIRKLNPLLRGVIEVNPDSLYLADKADQKRKAKAPGSLHSLHGIPILLKDNIATKDKLNTTAGSFALLGSVVPRDAGVVVRLRKAGAIILGKASMTEWAAFRSKFLPRGFCGRKGQGRNPYVLSAGTCGSSSGSGISVAANMVAVSLGTETDGSILCPSSVNSIVGINPTVGRAGVVPISPRQDSVGPMRRTVRDAVYALDAIVGFDYYDNATRGAAMFIPRDGYKQFLKPDGLIGKRLGIVRNPFFKFYNDEGSVKTRAFKHHLNTLREKGAILVDDLEISNIDEIINFTGSGECNAYLAEFKPAINAYLKQLVKSTVRTLADLIAFNKKFSKLEKTKEYGQDTFEAAESLRGADKLLKIAVANLNRISRNGFEELVRKHKLDALVTPYDFGMSSYASTLLAFRGHPGITVPAGHDTKVLPFGICFGGLKGTEPKLIEIAISETFLFSY
- the LOC110631479 gene encoding proline-rich receptor-like protein kinase PERK15; protein product: MNRRATIVDYLWQRYEPWDLYDVFNRDRIYIDDNMKVKFAEYGRANFLSNSATRVSTGYMPPEYFRSRRFTAKTYAYSFGVFVLEEITGKQHDDISFNGNSNIVQWAVPQLRKSLSSGNYDFIDKRLQGYNNNEMKQVIACALACLNDNPDDRPQMNEIVETLEGNIQVVERYISLEDLWKREQELSRRQ